In Primulina eburnea isolate SZY01 chromosome 3, ASM2296580v1, whole genome shotgun sequence, one DNA window encodes the following:
- the LOC140825498 gene encoding uncharacterized protein, whose protein sequence is MGCSISKLDDEEAVRLCKDRKKFIKQAVEQRLKFALGHIAYIQSMKRVSVALREYIEVDEPREFLLDSFTTPPYSAPVKKKSPGFISTTPFKPESNMSYRINYYRPGGNPSISVEERLPQNSETFRVEAYSAVPRFGMDSIFQMQSSPMNSSIFHYSPNNQPNYPPSPQTPQWDFFWNPFSSLDYYGYPARSSLDQTFLDDENDGLRQVREEEGIPELEEETEQEEMDDKVYTKKEWGEVGMGFDREEVVIEDVDSSEDSDDDSEADDPEVKKNMRESQSPEHQSLEVENTQNVDRVSSKETPVIDGGGSKQEMPGFTVYVNKRPTSMAEVIKDLEDQFTAACNAAKEMYSILEASQAQYSSSTNDLTALKMLNPVVLFRSASSRSSSSRFLATTSSNNEASESISNHSEESCMLYGSHQSTLDRLYAWEKKLYQEVRAGERVRLAYEKKCAQLRNQDVRGEDPSFVDKTRAGIKDLHTQIKVSIHSVEAIAKRIETLRDEELEPQILELMRGLTRMWEMMAECHQLQKRTLDEAKILLAGTPSKLSRTKKYTIMSPSEPHKLACSAANLETELRNWRSCFDSWIVSQRSYVRALTSWLLRCIRADPDSSKPPFPPQESLPSTPPIFRTCIQWSKLLDAVHEVPVLDGLDFFAAGVGSLYAQQMKENSGRNSGGSRRFRGEFVGNKMEMVEADHFEDEVMTAEKMAEVAIRVVCAGMSVSVSSLTEFAVSSAEGYADLVKKWEDSTQIMKEGSRGIAK, encoded by the exons aTGGGATGTTCTATATCGAAGTTGGACGATGAAGAGGCTGTCCGGCTCTGTAAAGATCGGAAGAAGTTCATCAAACAAGCAGTTGAGCAAAGATTGAAATTTGCTTTGGGCCACATTGCATATATACAGTCCATGAAAAGAGTTTCTGTTGCACTTCGCGAATATATTGAAGTAGACGAACCTCGTGAGTTTCTGCTAGACTCATTCACAACACCACCTTATAGCGCTCCTGTAAAGAAGAAGAGCCCCGGTTTCATCTCGACAACGCCCTTTAAACCTGAGTCAAACATGTCTTACAGAATCAACTACTACCGGCCTGGTGGAAATCCTTCTATTTCTGTCGAGGAGAGGCTCcctcagaattcagaaacttTCAGAGTTGAAGCTTACTCCGCTGTTCCTAGGTTTGGAATGGACAGCATTTTTCAAATGCAATCCTCTCCCATGAATTCTTCAATCTTCCATTACTCGCCTAACAATCAGCCTAACTATCCTCCATCACCTCAAACGCCCCAATGGGATTTCTTCTGGAACCCCTTTTCTTCGTTAGATTACTATGGCTATCCCGCGAGAAGTAGCCTTGATCAGACATTTCttgatgatgaaaatgatggGTTACGGCAAGTTAGGGAAGAGGAAGGTATTCCTGAATTAGAAGAGGAAACCGAACAAGAGGAGATGGATGATAAAGTATATACAAAAAAAGAGTGGGGTGAGGTTGGTATGGGTTTTGACAGAGAGGAAGTGGTAATAGAAGATGTTGACAGTAGTGAGGATAGTGATGATGATAGTGAAGCAGACGATCCTGAAGTAAAGAAGAATATGCGAGAATCACAATCCCCGGAACATCAAAGCCTGGAAGTAGAAAATACTCAAAATGTTGACCGTGTTAGTAGCAAAGAAACCCCTGTTATTGATGGTGGTGGATCAAAACAAGAAATGCCTGGATTTACTGTTTATGTGAACAAAAGACCAACAAGCATGGCAGAAGTTATTAAGGATCTTGAAGATCAGTTCACGGCAGCTTGTAATGCAGCTAAGGAGATGTATTCCATTTTGGAGGCCAGCCAGGCTCAATACTCCTCATCAACAAATGATCTCACAG CATTGAAAATGTTGAATCCGGTAGTTTTATTTAGGTCTGCTTCATCTCGTTCATCGTCATCAAGATTTTTAGCCACTACTTCAAGTAACAATGAAGCTTCTGAAAGTATTAGCAACCATTCTGAGGAATCTTGCATGTTATATGGGAGTCACCAATCCACCCTCGATAGATTATATGCTTGGGAAAAGAAACTTTACCAAGAAGTTAGA GCTGGTGAACGTGTTCGACTAGCATATGAAAAGAAGTGTGCACAGCTCAGGAATCAAGATGTGAGGGGAGAAGACCCTTCTTTTGTAGATAAAACACGAGCTGGCATTAAAGATTTGCACACTCAAATAAAAGTTTCAATACACTCAGTTGAAGCTATCGCAAAGAGGATTGAAACTTTAAGGGATGAAGAGCTGGAGCCtcagatattagaattaatgcGAGG GTTAACAAGGATGTGGGAGATGATGGCCGAATGCCATCAGCTGCAGAAACGTACACTAGATGAAGCAAAGATTTTACTAGCTGGAACGCCTTCAAAGCTTTCGAGAACAAAAAAATACACAATAATGTCACCCTCCGAACCACACAAGCTAGCCTGTTCGGCAGCTAACCTCGAGACTGAGCTCAGAAACTGGAGATCCTGCTTCGACTCATGGATTGTTTCTCAACGATCATATGTCCGCGCGCTCACATCATGGCTCCTACGTTGCATTAGAGCAGATCCTGACTCATCAAAACCACCATTTCCCCCTCAAGAATCCTTACCATCTACCCCACCAATATTCAGAACATGCATTCAATGGTCAAAATTATTAGATGCGGTCCATGAAGTACCCGTGCTCGATGGACTTGACTTTTTTGCAGCAGGGGTTGGCTCCTTGTATGCACAACAGATGAAGGAAAATTCGGGTCGAAACTCAGGTGGATCGAGAAGGTTTCGAGGGGAGTTTGTGGGGAACAAAATGGAGATGGTGGAGGCAGATCATTTTGAAGATGAAGTTATGACGGCAGAAAAAATGGCCGAGGTTGCCATAAGAGTGGTGTGTGCTGGAATGTCAGTTTCTGTGAGTTCTTTAACAGAGTTTGCTGTCAGTTCAGCCGAGGGATATGCGGATTTGGTGAAGAAATGGGAAGATTCTACACAGATCATGAAGGAGGGTTCACGGGGGATCGCAAAATAG